One genomic window of Misgurnus anguillicaudatus chromosome 12, ASM2758022v2, whole genome shotgun sequence includes the following:
- the LOC129447187 gene encoding AP-4 complex accessory subunit RUSC2: MDVSPKSRETLFACQISQVQGHLYNSLQTSKPRPRSLNLTQSISLPEKGNLPQEARENYSLYHTYKSRSIETTDKKGSADSSRYESSLMLQHFPGFSEHVPLTSPQRKTEPSHRRVTPRWQNLFIPESEVNEDEEDEDSDGDSLRKYHEGSSLQLQGFKLAHSSSSFSQKIFNYKTTPFSTSKDNKEQEKEFDTGCETCMDSKGTAVTFMDCDEQDRADEEDYSKHTLEESDNCWDQTDNLLNCKSLTENPADYFTDSSCNSSDGVLVNFSAIYNRTNNAVPATPLNLESPDHGSGKVLQDGSNPVLSWSSHSVDSNSNIYSLDCDGFSSMEVSNLALCQGRLAGSTQNYYKLVTCDLSSHSSPSPPWSSLTSSSETHSQGSCSPPSEYFLFGQSKEEEKENPKVTQSEHQGDIGGVEGICTRHASRDQFKGSKDRRAHTKTYHSATRVSEHLTTPQSQSWIGSRKYLKQLSQQNSCPGHVDTNVSSPRSRQHATSFAEIARCKKGNGNLSTTKKNAEGPLASFSCNLSAIQKENISDQKDMSFNPQNNTITIISACTDGSKQSNPKDECASSPDVVRYTKAQRPTSLPIQPVVLQAPSGKQQSKTLASLLNQYISLKYSRPGPLKAICKSKGHTNQLSPPGKYSTIHLEPTTSPDTCSTCTSSPVLPYSRPQCTHPCTLFGCIHQNVDLMNRSPDQTEGSPKACTGKQVYSLSFTSTNQDANCPPEQVYTKDASYPSQHGSSTSITSVTSLTSIPCLISLPRNRRRSLWPFKASSQAFTNAGLSKICHYFGPIKPPSVNEEHQHDDSLSRTDRPPEEFCLSPEAPLEPFSAELLHKKSMLQALSSAVDLITAHFNSSQESEEKIRLGNSSLCTSILQLVFKHLCPTIQNILQDGLKAYKLDFIIGQRRNKLWNVIEATARSGSPSRMPDSLMSVVKKCSQLSSQSIRLHVFIIDLLNFRALVFWIHHLYGCVDIVKEFYHQWGFLALAQAPMYKPLFQELLLLLQPLSLLPFDLNLPCEPQNKQTKQNQPHRLLTQSAQILQMSSIQKNHKSPIGRSDVLSNKVTSGYWLNQTPTSECEPAICCSDSTREKKDKEIQGMEKSEMGSSLKSQEDKPSLRWARLFGSVGGTQVEPNQAQKNMSGNLRSRRPSEWLKIGASKGWACTVSVHRDSS, from the exons ATGGATGTATCCCCAAAATCAAGAGAAACTCTGTTTGCGTGTCAAATCTCACAAGTTCAGGGCCACCTATATAACTCTTTACAGACATCCAAACCCAGGCCACGCTCTCTGAATCTAACCCAAAGTATATCTCTACCTGAGAAGGGAAATTTACCCCAGGAAGCACGTGAAAATTACAGTCTTTATCATACTTACAAGTCAAGATCTATTGAAACAACAGACAAAAAAGGGTCTGCAGATTCTAGTAGGTATGAGTCGTCCTTAATGCTCCAACACTTCCCTGGCTTTTCTGAGCATGTTCCATTAACTAGTCCTCAAAGAAAAACAGAGCCATCACATCGCAGAGTAACCCCCAGATGGCAAAACCTCTTCATCCCTGAATCAGAGGTTAATGAGGATGAGGAAGATGAAGACTCTGATGGAGACAGCTTGCGCAAGTACCATGAAGGATCATCCCTACAACTACAAGGTTTTAAATTGGCTCATAGCAGTTCTTCATTTAGCCAGAAGATTTTCAACTACAAAACGACCCCTTTCAGTACATCtaaagacaacaaagaacaggagaAGGAATTTGATACAGGTTGTGAGACCTGCATGGACAGCAAAGGAACCGCTGTAACCTTCATGGATTGTGATGAACAGGATAGGGCTGATGAGGAAGACTACAGCAAGCATACCCTTGAGGAATCTGATAATTGTTGGGATCAAACTGACAACCTCTTGAATTGTAAATCCTTAACTGAAAACCCAGCAGACTATTTCACAGACTCTTCCTGTAACAGCTCCGATGGAGTATTGGTCAACTTTAGTGCCATCTACAACAGAACCAACAACGCTGTTCCAGCAACTCCACTTAACCTAGAGAGTCCTGATCATGGGTCAGGAAAAGTATTACAAGATGGTTCAAACCCTGTGCTCAGCTGGTCATCCCACAGTGTTGATTCAAACAGCAACATCTACTCACTTGACTGTGATGGCTTTTCATCAATGGAAGTTTCTAACCTTGCTCTGTGTCAAGGACGGCTGGCAGGTTCCACTCAGAACTACTATAAACTGGTAACATGTGACTTATCATCCCATTCTTCACCCAGCCCACCTTGGTCCTCTTTGACGAGTTCCTCTGAAACTCATAGCCAGGGAAGCTGTTCTCCACCCTCCGAATATTTCCTCTTTGGACAGTCGAAGGAAGAGGAAAAGGAAAATCCAAAGGTTACCCAAAGTGAACACCAG GGTGATATTGGGGGCGTTGAAGGGATCTGCACAAGACATGCCAGCAGGGACCAGTTTAAAGGATCAAAAGACAGAAGGGcacatacaaaaacatatcACTCTGCTACAAGAGTCTCAGAACATCTCACAACTCCTCAATCTCAAAGCTGGATTGGCAGTCGGAAATATTTAAAGCAGTTGTCCCAACAAAACAGCTGTCCCGGTCATGTAGACACAAACGTATCTTCACCTCGATCCAGGCAGCATGCAACCTCATTTGCAGAAATTGCTCGATGTAAGAAGGGAAATGGAAATTTATCAACTACAAAGAAAAATGCAGAGGGTCCACTGGCCTCATTCTCTTGTAACCTCTCTGCTATCCAAAAAGAGAATATTTCCGATCAGAAAGACATGTCATTTAACCCCCAAAACAATACGATCACAATAATCTCCGCATGTACTGACGGCAGTAAGCAATCCAATCCAAAAG ATGAATGTGCCTCATCCCCAGATGTTGTGCGATACACAAAAGCACAAAGGCCCACCTCTCTCCCGATCCAGCCTGTCGTCCTTCAAGCACCCTCAGGAAAACAACAGAGCAAGACACTTGCATCCCTTCTTAATCAATACATCAGTCTTAAGTACAGCAGGCCGGGGCCATTGAAAGCtatctgcaaaagcaagggacataCAAATCAACTCTCACCTCCCGGAAAATACTCCACCATCCACCTGGAGCCAACCACCAGTCCAGACACTTGTTCCACCTGTACATCAAGTCCTGTTTTACCCTACAGTCGGCCTCAGTGTACCCACCCCTGCACATTGTTTGGATGCATTCACCAAAACGTAGATTTGATGAACAGAAGCCCAGACCAAACAGAGGGGAGTCCAAAGGCTTGTACTGGAAAACAAGTTTATTCACTGTCCTTTACGTCCACAAATCAGGATGCAAATTGTCCTCCAGAGCAAGTGTATACAAAAGATGCATCATACCCTTCTCAACATGGATCTTCTACTTCAATCACATCAGTGACCTCTTTGACCTCCATCCCCTGCCTCATCTCTTTACCCAGAAATAGACGAAGATCCCTGTGGCCTTTTAAAGCTTCATCTCAGGCGTTCACCAATGCAGGACTCAGCAAAATCTGCCATTACTTTGGACCAATAAAGCCACCCA gtgtTAACGAGGAACATCAACATGATGACTCACTCTCTAGAACTGATAGACCACCTGAGGAGTTCTGCCTTTCTCCAGAGGCCCCTTTAGAACCTTTTTCAGCTGAATTACTGCACAAGAAAA GTATGTTGCAAGCTCTTAGTTCGGCAGTGGATCTAATAACAGCACATTTCAACTCGAGCCAAGAATCAGAAGAAAAG ATCAGACTTGGAAATAGTTCCCTGTGCACCAGTATCTTGCAACTTGTCTTTAAACACCTCTGCCCCACAATCCAGAACATCCTTCAAGATGGTCTGAAAGCCTATAAGTTGGATTTCATTATTGGACAGCGACGCAACAAACTATGGAATGTCATAGAGGCCACGGCACGATCAG GCTCTCCTTCCCGAATGCCTGACAGCTTGATGTCTGTGGTAAAGAAATGTTCCCAATTATCAAGTCAAAGCATAAGGCTCCATGTCTTCATCATAGATCTGCTAAA TTTCCGTGCTTTAGTATTCTGGATTCATCATTTGTACGGTTGTGTAG ACATTGTCAAGGAGTTTTATCATCAATGGGGTTTCTTGGCTCTGGCCCAGGCTCCAATGTATAAACCACTGTTCCAGGAGCTGCTCCTTTTGCTGCAACCCCTCTCCCTGCTACCATTTGACCTCAATCTACCATGTGAACCTCAAAATAAGCAAACGAAGCAAAACCAGCCTCATAGGCTTCTCACCCAGTCAGCTCAGATCCTTCAGATGAGCTCTATTCAGAAGAACCACAAGAGTCCTATAGGTCGGAGTGATGTCTTGAGTAATAAGGTAACAAGTGGGTATTGGCTCAACCAGACACCCACTTCAGAGTGCGAACCGGCGATCTGCTGTTCAGACAGCACACGTGAAAAGAAAGATAAAGAAATCCAAGGAATGGAAAAGAGCGAGATGGGATCTTCACTGAAGTCTCAAGAGGACAAACCATCATTGCGTTGGGCCAGGCTCTTTGGTTCTGTAGGTGGAACACAAGTTGAGCCAAATCAGGCACAAAAGAACATGAGTGGAAATCTGAGAAGCAG GCGACCCTCAGAATGGTTAAAGATTGGAGCATCAAAGGGATGGGCTTGCACAGTTAGTGTGCACAGAGACTCCTCTTAA